A genomic region of Pelodiscus sinensis isolate JC-2024 chromosome 1, ASM4963464v1, whole genome shotgun sequence contains the following coding sequences:
- the LOC102445860 gene encoding olfactory receptor 51G2-like: protein MTAINNTQFSSTVFLLTGIAGHEDIHIWLSIPFCLVYAISIVGNSVILFIIKTDSSLHEPMYIFLSMLALTDLGLLIATIPTFLGVFLFNSREISFNACLSQMFFVHSLSKIESSVLILMAIDRFIAISNPLKYTSILTLSRIAKMGLVGMLRGVAVILPLPILLTRYRYCQSNTLSHFYCLHQDVMKLACSDITVNSVYGLCVKVFTVGLDSFLIFVSYVMILKTVLGIASRTESLRALNTCVSHLCAVTVFYISDIGLALIHRFGSSSSHLLQIILGYIYLLVPPLINPIVYSVKSKHLRGRIIKAFVK from the coding sequence ATGACAGCCATCAATAACACACAGTTCAGCTCCACAGTGTTCCTCCTCACTGGGATAGCAGGGCACGAAGACATCCATATCTGGCTCTCTATTCCCTTCTGTTTAGTGTATGCTATCTCGATAGTAGGAAATTCAGTCATTCTCTTCATCATAAAAACAGAttcaagcctccatgagcccatgtacattttcctttccatgttggccCTCACAGACCTTGGCTTATTAATAGCCACAATACCGACGTTCCTGGGCGTATTCTTATTTAACTCTAGGGAGATCAGCTTCAATGCCTGTTTGTCCCAGATGTTCTTCGTCCATTCGCTTTCCAAAATAGAATCCTCCGTGCTGATCTTGATGGCCATTGATCGCTTTATTGCGATCAGTAACCCTTTGAAATACACTTCCATCTTAACACTGTCAAGAATAGCTAAAATGGGACTGGTGGGAATGTTAAGAGGGGTGGCTGTAATATTACCACTCCCCATTCTTCTGACACGGTACCGATACTGTCAATCCAACACCCTCTCCCACTTCTACTGCCTGCACCAGGACGTCATGAAGTTGGCTTGTTCAGACATCACAGTCAACAGTGTCTATGGCTTGTGTGTTAAAGTCTTTACAGTAGGGTTGGACTCGTTTCTCATCTTCGTCTCCTATgtgatgatcctcaaaacagtGCTGGGCATTGCATCCCGCACAGAGTCCCTCAGGGCTCTGAACACCTgcgtctcccacctctgtgccgTCACAGTCTTCTACATATCAGATATTGGCCTTGCGTTGATACACAGATTTGGGAGCAGCTCTTCTCACTTGCTTCAGATtatcttgggctacatctacctGCTGGTGCCACCCTTGATTAATCCAATAGTGTACAGCGTGAAAAGTAAACACCTGCGTGGGAGAATAATCAAGGCATTTGTCAAGTGA